The Tautonia plasticadhaerens nucleotide sequence TGAGCAGTCCGGGGCATCGCGGATGTTCCGCACGCCCGACCCCGCCGAACTCCGACGCCACCTCCGACGGATCGCGGTCGAGCGGGGGACGTATCGCCCGCCGCGTGGGCGCCCGATCGCCAAGCTCGTCCTCAAGTCCCTCGTCTACCTCCCCCTCGTCCTCGCCCGCAACTGGTATCGGCGGTCGACGGGGCGATTCCCGGTCGTCGTCCTCTACCATCACCTGCTGGCCGATCGCCCGCACTTCATGGGCATACCGACCTCACTCTACGCGCGTCATGTCGCATTCCTCCGACGGTATTATCGCGTTGTCGGACTGCAAGAGGCGTTGGCGATGCTGGAATCGGGGCGGGTCGATGCGCCAACCGTCGTGCTCACGTTCGACGACGGCTATAGGGACAACGTGCTGCGGCTCCGGGCCGCATCGCTGGCATCGCCGGCGCCGGCGATGCTGTTCGTCTGCTCGCGGCACCTCGACCAAGGCGAACCATTCGACCACGACTTGGCCGCCGACGCGCTCGGCTTCGAACCAATGAGCTGGGACGAGGCCCGAGAGCTCGAGCATTGGGGCTTCAGCTTCGGCAGCCATACAAGAACCCACTTGGATTGTGGCACGACCGACACCGAGCGACTGCAACCCGAGATCATCGGCTCGAGGTCGGACATCGAAGGGAAGCTCGGCCATCCCATCGAATACTTCTCCTACCCCAAGGGACTACCCGGCAACATTTCGCCCCAGTCGATTGATATATGCAGATCACATTATAAATGGACTTGCTCTGCATACGGCGGGGTCAACACGATCGATCACGCCGACGCGAGTTGGCACGTCTACCGGATGCCGCATCCCAACGACCTACTCGAGCTGGAATTACAGATCCAACAGGTCCTAGAGCAGCGGCCCGGCCATCGTCTCG carries:
- a CDS encoding polysaccharide deacetylase family protein — protein: MNTREPAPDGRRLRVLILTGTEPLIVARLIERIGRQPHEAAVCGVLYHRLPDKSKGERVREVIRNLGRPAYFAHFARRVGDSVSAAITSLGRFLLRCLHAHFPQAGEGSYGLADLVAECRGRGRPIRVVEDIHADSTLEFVRSLGPDLAIVYGTPILKPCLYEIPQFGSINLHQRKVPDYRGGGPIGLWELLDDQPDIGVTVHRVVRRLDAGAVLKSATIPIEPYDDLTSLALKAHVVGIELLADVVADFARGRVSEAEQSGASRMFRTPDPAELRRHLRRIAVERGTYRPPRGRPIAKLVLKSLVYLPLVLARNWYRRSTGRFPVVVLYHHLLADRPHFMGIPTSLYARHVAFLRRYYRVVGLQEALAMLESGRVDAPTVVLTFDDGYRDNVLRLRAASLASPAPAMLFVCSRHLDQGEPFDHDLAADALGFEPMSWDEARELEHWGFSFGSHTRTHLDCGTTDTERLQPEIIGSRSDIEGKLGHPIEYFSYPKGLPGNISPQSIDICRSHYKWTCSAYGGVNTIDHADASWHVYRMPHPNDLLELELQIQQVLEQRPGHRLDAPDTASDVYVRGAT